The proteins below are encoded in one region of Myxococcales bacterium:
- a CDS encoding DUF882 domain-containing protein has product MNRIVPALVCATLLAFASANVGASPASRAVRGAPRVHVVYPGQTLAMIAKRYNVSVDALCKANRISKKSRIRPKQRLVLPKREGDTVEASVEKSPAEESDSVEKSEKAEKKSATGKHDKAERAEKAAKADRRPTKTKKGHLVLQSFTGSWRGPVFKRGKINTSARTGIEKVLAAWRTGQHQPINDRLIRMLVKVSEHFGNKPVRVVSGFRPYTPSQYTPHSRHNSGHAVDFSIPGVSNTQLRDYCRTLANVGCGFYPNSSFVHMDVREASAYWVDFSGPGQAPRYSDAHGKDPGEARAAGEREEPTTGSGDGSGADSDEQTFDPDEI; this is encoded by the coding sequence ATGAACCGGATCGTCCCCGCCCTGGTGTGTGCCACGTTGCTCGCGTTTGCCTCCGCAAACGTCGGCGCGTCGCCTGCGTCGCGCGCCGTCCGCGGCGCACCGCGGGTGCACGTGGTTTACCCGGGACAGACCCTGGCCATGATCGCCAAGCGCTACAACGTGAGCGTAGACGCGCTGTGCAAGGCCAACCGGATCAGCAAAAAGAGCCGGATCCGTCCCAAGCAGCGGCTGGTCTTACCGAAGCGTGAGGGAGACACGGTCGAAGCGTCCGTCGAAAAATCACCGGCGGAGGAGAGCGACTCGGTCGAGAAGAGCGAAAAGGCCGAGAAGAAGTCGGCCACCGGCAAGCACGACAAGGCCGAGCGGGCCGAGAAGGCCGCCAAAGCCGACCGACGCCCGACCAAGACCAAGAAGGGGCACCTGGTCCTGCAGAGTTTCACTGGCTCGTGGCGGGGGCCGGTGTTCAAGCGGGGGAAGATCAACACCTCGGCCAGGACTGGCATCGAGAAGGTCCTTGCGGCCTGGCGTACGGGTCAGCATCAGCCCATCAACGACCGATTGATCCGGATGCTGGTCAAGGTCAGCGAACACTTCGGCAACAAGCCCGTCCGGGTGGTCAGCGGCTTCCGACCCTACACACCGTCGCAGTACACTCCGCATTCGCGCCATAACAGCGGTCACGCGGTGGATTTCAGCATTCCGGGCGTCTCGAACACCCAGCTCCGAGACTACTGCCGAACGCTGGCGAACGTCGGCTGTGGGTTCTACCCGAACTCCAGCTTCGTCCACATGGATGTGCGCGAAGCCAGCGCGTACTGGGTCGATTTCTCCGGGCCCGGACAGGCTCCTCGCTACTCGGACGCTCACGGGAAAGACCCGGGCGAGGCACGCGCCGCCGGCGAGCGCGAAGAGCCGACGACGGGCTCGGGCGACGGCTCGGGCGCCGACAGCGACGAGCAGACCTTCGATCCCGACGAGATCTGA
- a CDS encoding pilus assembly protein PilP — MKRSLIALSLITALVVAACSSKGPSSGAPGAGSAAPAVAAPVGSAAADGGLGPPKIDFQEAEFAENEKSRDPFRSFANMFVQEARGKVKSQREVLLDQYTVDELKLIGIVTGIDPAKAMLVDPTGKGHVVQRGQFVGRAEVVQASTTTARAYEINWRVDRIRDGDVVLIREDPQNPDVPSATKVIPLRPEGSVVNEK, encoded by the coding sequence GTGAAGCGCTCGCTCATTGCTCTGTCTCTGATCACCGCGCTGGTCGTCGCAGCTTGCAGCAGCAAGGGGCCGAGCAGCGGCGCGCCGGGCGCTGGCTCCGCGGCGCCGGCCGTGGCAGCTCCGGTGGGGTCCGCCGCTGCGGACGGAGGACTCGGACCGCCAAAGATCGATTTTCAGGAGGCCGAGTTCGCCGAGAACGAAAAGAGCCGCGATCCGTTCCGCTCGTTCGCGAACATGTTCGTGCAAGAGGCCCGCGGTAAGGTCAAATCACAGCGCGAGGTCCTGCTCGACCAGTACACGGTCGACGAGCTCAAGCTGATCGGCATCGTCACCGGTATCGACCCGGCCAAGGCAATGTTGGTCGACCCCACGGGCAAGGGTCACGTCGTGCAGCGTGGACAGTTCGTCGGTCGCGCCGAGGTCGTGCAGGCAAGCACCACCACGGCCCGGGCCTACGAGATCAACTGGCGGGTGGACCGCATCCGCGACGGAGACGTGGTCCTGATCCGCGAGGATCCCCAGAATCCCGACGTGCCCAGCGCAACGAAGGTGATTCCGCTGCGCCCCGAGGGCTCGGTCGTCAACGAGAAGTGA
- the pilO gene encoding type 4a pilus biogenesis protein PilO: MAKESSLARLPLVAKLGIGSGLLVLVAVAYFVVFYGDLASSIKAAQGKERQLREELGEARKNEFAYQKDLAELTERQQRARELEKILPKDTEYPSFLSAIQAVANVSGVSLTAWTPTEESPDKFYARVPMKLELSGKFHQVAKFFYGVGQLDRIINMENISATDPQTKDGSEVVVKVVVLATAFRMLDENAVTKTDKRGGAPAPGGGK, encoded by the coding sequence ATGGCCAAAGAGAGCAGCCTGGCCAGGCTCCCCCTCGTTGCCAAGCTCGGCATCGGCAGCGGTCTCTTGGTCTTGGTGGCCGTCGCCTACTTCGTGGTGTTCTACGGAGATCTCGCCAGCTCGATCAAGGCCGCCCAGGGCAAAGAACGACAGCTGCGCGAAGAGCTCGGTGAAGCACGCAAGAACGAGTTCGCCTACCAGAAGGACCTGGCGGAGCTGACCGAGCGGCAGCAGCGCGCGCGTGAGCTCGAGAAGATCCTGCCCAAGGACACGGAGTACCCGTCGTTCTTGAGCGCAATTCAGGCGGTCGCCAACGTGTCCGGCGTGTCCCTCACGGCCTGGACCCCCACTGAAGAGAGCCCCGACAAGTTCTACGCCCGCGTCCCGATGAAGCTGGAGCTCTCCGGCAAATTCCACCAGGTCGCGAAGTTCTTCTACGGCGTGGGTCAACTCGACCGCATCATCAACATGGAGAACATCTCCGCGACCGATCCGCAGACCAAGGACGGTAGTGAAGTGGTCGTCAAGGTCGTGGTGCTGGCCACCGCCTTCCGGATGCTGGATGAGAACGCGGTGACCAAGACCGACAAACGGGGCGGCGCGCCGGCCCCCGGGGGTGGCAAGTGA
- a CDS encoding PilN domain-containing protein: MIKINLLPQKRRAERTEGSQLWLIALLVAFLLEVVALFVFHSIKSEELKDQNRKNAELQTQIDRARQAVANHKEVKDKLEQLRAREDAISKLQSARTGPTSVMLELARLLTPGRGPSVDPDRLLQLRKDNPLAVYNPAWDARRLWLTKFVEQQRKVRLEGIARDGEDVSELARRMGLSSFFFDVRLLPARTEKDKDTQMEVVRFELEAQVRY, translated from the coding sequence GTGATCAAGATCAATCTTCTCCCGCAGAAGCGTCGCGCCGAACGCACCGAAGGCAGCCAGCTGTGGCTGATCGCGCTCCTGGTGGCCTTCTTGCTCGAGGTCGTCGCGCTGTTCGTGTTCCACAGCATCAAGAGCGAGGAGCTCAAGGATCAGAACCGCAAGAACGCGGAGCTGCAGACGCAGATCGACCGGGCGCGTCAGGCCGTGGCGAACCACAAAGAGGTAAAGGACAAGCTCGAACAGCTGCGCGCCCGCGAGGACGCCATCTCCAAGCTGCAGAGCGCCCGGACTGGCCCGACCTCCGTCATGCTGGAGCTGGCGCGCTTGTTGACCCCCGGACGCGGCCCCAGCGTCGATCCGGACCGCCTGCTCCAGCTCCGCAAGGACAACCCGCTCGCCGTCTACAACCCGGCGTGGGATGCCCGGCGGCTGTGGTTGACGAAGTTCGTCGAACAGCAGCGCAAGGTTCGCCTCGAAGGTATCGCGCGCGACGGCGAGGACGTGAGTGAGCTCGCCCGACGCATGGGCCTCTCGAGCTTCTTCTTCGACGTCCGCCTGTTGCCGGCGCGCACCGAGAAGGACAAGGACACGCAGATGGAAGTCGTGCGTTTCGAGCTGGAAGCTCAGGTGAGGTACTAA
- the pilM gene encoding type IV pilus assembly protein PilM has product MGEGKNLVGVDIGTSSIKVVQIKEGRRGLGLQRLGYAPLNPQTIVDGQVMDASAVVEGLMRVFHDAKIKQKEIAISVSGQSVIIRKITVPMMTREELNEQIHWEAEQHIPFDIKDVQVDYQVLRKKPETSQMELLLVAAKRDQINDYAQLARDAKLKPVVCDIDAFTVQNIFEYSRGLPPDQTLGLINVGASLCSLNIIANGVSAFTREIANGGNVVTDEIQKALGVQYEQAEAYKCGGAADPNDPYRAGMVPQQVVQVIEAVTDAIAAEIQRSLDFYLATSGEGEISRIYVTGGTSSMLQLAQAVERRARVPTEVWSAAERLQVEAREVDANLLQMRGAQLSVAAGLALRHEKESRA; this is encoded by the coding sequence ATGGGTGAAGGCAAAAATCTGGTCGGGGTCGACATTGGGACGAGCTCGATCAAGGTGGTCCAAATCAAGGAGGGCCGGCGCGGGCTCGGCCTCCAGCGGCTGGGCTACGCGCCGCTCAATCCTCAGACCATCGTCGATGGGCAGGTCATGGATGCATCCGCAGTCGTCGAAGGACTGATGCGGGTATTCCACGACGCAAAAATAAAGCAGAAAGAGATCGCGATCAGCGTCTCCGGCCAGAGTGTGATCATTCGCAAGATCACCGTGCCCATGATGACTCGCGAGGAGCTCAACGAGCAGATCCACTGGGAGGCCGAGCAGCACATCCCGTTCGACATCAAGGACGTGCAGGTCGACTACCAGGTCCTGCGCAAGAAGCCCGAGACCAGCCAAATGGAGCTGCTCCTGGTGGCCGCGAAGCGTGACCAGATCAACGACTATGCCCAGCTTGCGCGCGATGCGAAGCTGAAGCCGGTCGTGTGCGACATCGACGCCTTCACCGTGCAGAACATCTTCGAATATTCGCGGGGGCTGCCTCCCGACCAGACGTTGGGCCTGATCAACGTCGGGGCCAGCCTGTGCTCACTCAACATCATCGCCAACGGCGTCAGCGCGTTCACGCGCGAGATCGCCAACGGGGGCAACGTCGTCACCGACGAAATCCAGAAGGCGCTGGGCGTGCAGTACGAGCAAGCCGAGGCCTACAAGTGCGGAGGAGCCGCCGATCCGAACGACCCCTACCGTGCGGGCATGGTCCCGCAGCAGGTGGTGCAGGTCATCGAAGCCGTGACCGACGCCATCGCCGCCGAGATCCAGCGCAGCTTGGATTTCTACCTGGCTACCAGCGGTGAAGGCGAAATCTCCCGCATCTACGTGACGGGAGGGACCTCCAGCATGCTTCAGCTGGCTCAGGCGGTCGAGAGACGCGCCCGAGTGCCCACCGAGGTCTGGTCCGCTGCCGAGCGTTTGCAGGTCGAGGCTCGGGAAGTGGACGCAAATCTGCTGCAGATGCGGGGCGCACAGCTCTCCGTTGCTGCGGGCCTAGCGCTCCGTCACGAAAAGGAGTCGCGCGCGTGA